One Acidimicrobiales bacterium DNA window includes the following coding sequences:
- a CDS encoding lactate racemase domain-containing protein, whose amino-acid sequence MPRPGFVLEVDRSTPPTLFWHGERFRLEKLPVGSRVVYAPEPEKALDDPRAAIRHALHNPQGESEPLPALLRPGMKLTIAFDDVSLPLPPMQRPDIRQMVIEEVLDLAAAAGVDDVQLIAALALHRRMHDFELRHALGDRVYDAFAPTGLLTQHDAEDPDGMLHIGLTDKGEDVEINKRAATSDLIVYVNINLVAMDGGHKSVATGLAAYKSLRHHHNVKTMQHSRSFMDQHKSELHSSNWRMGRVLAASGVKVFQIETTLNNDTFPDQFGFLQKREWEWTARDRAAFVTVSKTLARTPARLARSIFHGIKAPHAMTSVQAGEVEAVHRITTENVYRQQLVAVEGQTDVLTMGLPYISPYNVNSVMNPILVMCLGLGYFFNLYKGRPLVREGGVLILSHPTPWEFHPVHHPSYIDFFEEVLADTTDPVEIEKTYEERFATDPWYIHLYRTSHAYHGVHPFYMWYWGAHALQHLGAVIVVGGDPKSVRRLGFKPASTLRDALEMAEDVVGRDPSITHIHTPPLLMADVT is encoded by the coding sequence ATGCCCCGTCCCGGCTTCGTCCTCGAGGTCGACCGATCGACCCCGCCCACCCTGTTCTGGCACGGCGAGCGGTTCCGGTTGGAGAAGCTGCCCGTCGGCAGCCGCGTCGTCTACGCGCCCGAGCCGGAGAAGGCGCTCGACGATCCGCGGGCCGCTATCCGCCACGCCCTGCACAACCCGCAGGGTGAGAGCGAGCCACTGCCCGCTCTGCTGCGGCCGGGCATGAAGCTGACGATCGCCTTCGACGACGTGTCGCTGCCGCTGCCCCCCATGCAGCGCCCCGACATCCGCCAGATGGTCATCGAAGAGGTGCTCGACCTGGCCGCCGCCGCGGGCGTCGACGACGTGCAGCTCATCGCCGCACTCGCCCTGCACCGGCGCATGCACGACTTCGAGCTGCGCCACGCGCTGGGCGACCGGGTCTACGACGCCTTCGCCCCCACCGGGCTGCTCACCCAGCACGACGCCGAGGACCCCGACGGCATGCTCCACATCGGCTTGACCGACAAGGGCGAGGACGTCGAGATCAACAAGCGGGCAGCCACAAGCGACCTCATCGTCTACGTCAACATCAACCTGGTGGCCATGGACGGCGGGCACAAGTCGGTGGCCACCGGCCTGGCGGCGTACAAGAGCCTGCGCCACCACCACAACGTCAAGACCATGCAGCACAGCCGGTCGTTTATGGACCAGCACAAGTCGGAGCTGCACTCGTCGAACTGGCGCATGGGCCGCGTCCTCGCAGCGTCGGGCGTGAAGGTCTTCCAGATCGAGACCACGCTCAACAACGACACGTTCCCCGACCAGTTCGGCTTCCTTCAGAAGCGCGAGTGGGAGTGGACGGCGCGCGACCGCGCCGCCTTCGTCACCGTGTCGAAGACGCTGGCCCGCACGCCCGCCCGCCTGGCCCGGTCGATCTTCCACGGCATCAAGGCGCCGCACGCCATGACCAGCGTGCAGGCGGGCGAGGTGGAAGCCGTGCACCGCATCACCACCGAGAACGTCTACCGCCAACAACTCGTAGCAGTAGAAGGCCAGACCGACGTGCTCACCATGGGGCTGCCGTACATCTCGCCCTACAACGTGAACTCGGTCATGAACCCGATCCTGGTGATGTGCCTCGGGCTCGGCTACTTCTTCAACCTCTACAAGGGCCGGCCGCTGGTGCGCGAAGGCGGCGTGCTCATTCTGAGCCACCCCACGCCGTGGGAGTTCCACCCCGTGCACCACCCCAGCTACATCGACTTCTTCGAAGAAGTGCTGGCCGACACCACCGATCCCGTCGAGATCGAAAAGACCTACGAAGAGCGCTTCGCCACCGACCCTTGGTACATCCACCTGTACCGCACGAGCCACGCCTACCACGGCGTTCACCCGTTCTACATGTGGTACTGGGGGGCGCACGCGCTGCAGCACCTCGGCGCGGTGATCGTCGTCGGCGGCGACCCCAAGTCGGTGCGCCGCCTCGGCTTCAAGCCCGCCTCGACGTTGCGCGATGCGCTGGAGATGGCCGAGGACGTGGTCGGTCGTGACCCGTCGATCACCCACATCCACACGCCCCCGCTGCTGATGGCCGATGTCACGTAG
- a CDS encoding MOSC domain-containing protein: MSGRVVGIYVAAAGGAPCEAVPSVVALAGAGLEGDRYAVGEGTFSRKPGDGRHVTLVDAAAVAAAGLAPGESRRNIETESVDLLSLVGKRFRIGGVELVATRDCPPCGYLQKKTHRGVVAALQGAGGLRAEVLVGGTITAGDPVEPVG; this comes from the coding sequence ATGAGCGGTCGGGTGGTTGGCATCTACGTGGCGGCCGCCGGAGGCGCGCCGTGCGAGGCGGTGCCCTCGGTGGTGGCTCTGGCCGGCGCCGGATTGGAGGGCGACCGTTACGCAGTCGGCGAGGGGACGTTCTCGCGCAAGCCGGGCGACGGCAGGCACGTGACGTTGGTCGACGCGGCAGCCGTCGCTGCCGCCGGGCTGGCGCCCGGGGAGTCGCGCCGCAACATCGAGACGGAGAGCGTCGACCTGCTGTCGTTGGTCGGCAAGCGCTTCCGCATCGGCGGCGTCGAACTGGTCGCCACGCGCGACTGCCCGCCGTGCGGCTACCTGCAGAAGAAGACGCACCGCGGCGTAGTGGCCGCGCTGCAAGGGGCGGGCGGCTTGCGGGCCGAGGTCCTCGTCGGCGGCACCATCACGGCCGGAGATCCTGTCGAGCCTGTTGGCTAA
- a CDS encoding GntR family transcriptional regulator — protein MRELRYRAIADDLRDRVEAGEFGAGRLLPSEAELSATYEASRVTVRKALESLRTEGLVDARQGFGWFAVGSPVRQTLGRLGTIESQLASSGAAPGRRVLDFGFVRPTRRVRAVFGPECESVLRVRRVNLADGVPFARVTVWCPEPLGARLSRNDVEQSSFYELLDVALGGAVQTIGAAAASESDAAVLEVPVGSPVLRCERITSSVAGEPVLFAEHVFPALRTEFVVDLPAVDRSMAPSGLRLVE, from the coding sequence GTGAGAGAGCTGCGCTATCGGGCGATTGCCGACGACCTGCGGGACCGGGTCGAGGCCGGGGAGTTCGGCGCCGGCCGCTTGTTGCCCAGCGAGGCCGAGCTTTCCGCCACCTACGAGGCCAGCCGCGTGACGGTGCGCAAGGCCTTGGAATCGCTGCGGACGGAGGGCTTGGTCGACGCCCGGCAGGGCTTCGGTTGGTTCGCCGTCGGGTCGCCGGTGCGCCAGACGCTGGGACGGCTGGGCACCATCGAGTCGCAGCTGGCGTCGTCGGGCGCCGCGCCCGGGCGGCGGGTGCTCGACTTCGGCTTCGTGCGGCCCACCCGGCGGGTGCGCGCCGTGTTCGGCCCCGAGTGCGAATCGGTGCTGCGGGTGCGGCGGGTGAACCTGGCTGACGGCGTGCCCTTCGCCCGGGTGACGGTGTGGTGCCCTGAGCCGCTGGGGGCACGCCTGTCGCGCAACGACGTGGAGCAGTCGTCGTTCTACGAGCTGCTCGACGTGGCGTTGGGCGGCGCCGTGCAGACCATCGGCGCAGCCGCGGCGTCGGAGTCCGACGCGGCTGTGTTGGAGGTGCCGGTGGGTTCGCCCGTGTTGCGTTGCGAACGGATCACGTCGTCGGTGGCAGGGGAGCCGGTGCTGTTCGCCGAGCACGTCTTCCCGGCCCTGCGCACGGAGTTCGTCGTCGACCTTCCCGCCGTCGACCGGTCGATGGCGCCCAGCGGACTGCGGTTGGTGGAATGA
- a CDS encoding lysophospholipid acyltransferase family protein yields the protein MSRRGFPFRAPTWPGGVERPPVERRTGVDYDTSWARRYSVRLARAVVLDSVGRAAVQVLASPRITGLDRLQGLHGPVVFAANHASHVDTPLLLASLPDRYRHRSVVAAGADYFFDKRWKAAMWSFAINAVPIERVRASPKSVRVTADLLGEGWSVVIFPEGGRSADGWGQDHRPGPAWLALRADVPVVPVHLEGTRRILPRGGGKLRPSTTAVTFGAPLRALPDEDARSFAARIEAEIAVLADEHASGWWTARRRAADGNTPSLTGPAAGAWRRTWALGERRPKARARTWPR from the coding sequence ATGTCACGTAGGGGCTTCCCCTTCCGGGCACCGACGTGGCCCGGCGGCGTGGAACGGCCGCCCGTCGAACGTCGAACCGGCGTCGACTACGACACCTCGTGGGCGCGTCGGTACTCGGTGCGACTGGCCCGCGCCGTCGTGCTCGACAGCGTGGGACGGGCCGCCGTACAGGTGCTCGCCTCGCCCCGCATCACCGGCCTCGACCGGCTGCAAGGGCTGCACGGCCCTGTCGTGTTCGCCGCCAACCACGCCTCGCACGTCGACACGCCCCTGCTGCTTGCGTCGCTCCCCGACCGCTACCGCCACCGCAGCGTCGTCGCGGCGGGCGCCGACTACTTCTTCGACAAGCGGTGGAAGGCGGCCATGTGGTCGTTCGCCATCAATGCCGTGCCCATCGAACGGGTGCGGGCATCACCCAAGTCGGTGCGGGTCACCGCCGACCTGCTCGGCGAGGGCTGGTCGGTGGTCATCTTCCCTGAGGGCGGCCGCTCCGCCGACGGGTGGGGCCAGGACCACCGCCCCGGCCCGGCGTGGCTGGCGCTGCGGGCGGACGTGCCGGTGGTGCCCGTGCACTTGGAAGGCACCCGTCGCATCCTGCCTCGGGGCGGTGGCAAGCTGCGCCCGTCGACCACCGCGGTGACGTTCGGTGCGCCGCTGCGGGCCTTGCCCGACGAAGACGCCCGCTCGTTCGCAGCACGCATCGAAGCCGAGATCGCCGTGCTGGCCGACGAGCACGCCTCGGGTTGGTGGACTGCCCGTCGTCGCGCCGCCGACGGCAACACGCCGTCGCTCACCGGCCCGGCCGCCGGTGCGTGGCGCCGCACCTGGGCCTTGGGCGAACGCCGCCCCAAGGCGCGCGCCCGGACCTGGCCCCGTTAG